GTATTCGTCGCCTGGCGTTGGTTACTGGTGAAATGGACTCAACCGGCGTTCAAGCAGGTGGAAGCCGTACTGGCGGAAGTCAGCGCCAAACTGGAATCTACTACAGATAATGCTGTCGAACTATCGGCAGAAACTGACACCACCAAACAGGCAGAAGCCGCACTCCAAGAAATTTTACAAGCAGCACAAAACGATCGCCCGATTTGGGAAGATTGGGCCACATTTTGGCAGCGATGCCAAGATTTAGTAGTGGCGATCGCTCGTATCTACAATCCCGAAGTACAATATCCGCTGCTCAATATTTACGTTCCCCAAGCTTACGGACTGATTCGGGGAACAATGGATGGGATGGATCTATGGATGGAAAAGTTATCTCCTGCTCTCAATCAGGTGACAGTTGGACAGGCATACCAAGCATATGAAGTTTACCGCAAGCTGGAGCCATCTGCACGTAAACTCTGGCGGGTTTGGAACTGGGCGCAGTGGCTTTTAAATCCGGTGGTAGCTGTTGCTAACCGAGCCACCAAAGGCACTAGTAACCGTGCTACTGAGCAATTATTAGTGAATTTGGGTCAACTACTGCGGGAAACTGCCCTGAGAAACTTATGTCAGCAAGCGATCGCTCTCTACGGCAGAACAATCCCGACTTCAGTAACGACAGTTGCCACACCAAAACTACCCACAACCAAAACTCAAACACTGCGAGACATCTTAACCCAAGCCGAACCAGTGGAGGCCGTTGAACAAAAACCGGTGAATATTCTGCTGGTGGGGCGAACAGGTTCGGGAAAAAGCAGCTTGATTAATACATTATTTCAAGCTGATCAAGCTGCTGTGGATGTTTTACCCAGTACTGAACAGATTCAAAATTACCACTGGCAAACTCCCAGCGGTGACATGCTCACGCTTTGGGATACACCAGGTTATGAACAAGTCAACCGTGGCGGACTGCGGAAATTAGTGCTTGATTATGCCAACAATGCAGATTTACTACTGCTTGTCACCCCTGCTCTCGATCCTGCCTTACAAATGGATGTGGATTTTCTCACAGATATACAGGCAGAAATAGCCGACTTAAGCGCGATCGCAGTGGTAACTCAAGTAGATCGCTTGCGTCCCATCCGCGAATGGCAACCGCCTTATGATTGGGAAGCGGGCGATCGCCCAAAGGAAATTGCCATTCGCCAAGCGACTGAATATCGCGTGCAACTATTGGGTGAATTCTGTAATTTGGTTTTGCCAATCGTCACTAGTGATACCAAAACTGGGCGCGTTTCCTGGGGAGTGGAAGCCCTATCTTTGGGATTAGTAGAAGCGATCGCTCCTGCAAAACAACTCCGCCTCGCTCGGTTTTTGCGTAACCTAGAAGCCCGCACTGTCGCTGCTGCCAAAATCATCGACCATTACACTTTTCAGATGGCTACCACACAGGGACTCACAGCAATGCTTAAAAGTCCCGTCCTCCAGTTTATTTCTACCTTGTCAACCGGCACTCCCACCTTAGCGTATTTACTCGCAGAGCAAATCCCAGTGGAAAAGTTACCGATTGTCATTGGTAAACTGCAAATAGCTTATGAGCTTTTCTCGCTTTTGAATGGCGGCGATTCTAAAACACTCAACTTTGACCTGCTATCCCTTTGGCCGCTGTTGCTGGAAACTTCCGCATCTCCTGATCGCAACGCCTGGGCATTTGGTCATGCTCTAGTAGAATATTGGACTCAGAATCTCACAATTGAACAACTGCGAGAAAGATTTGAGTACTATAAAACTTACGCAACTGGCACACTAAATAAAGGTTAGGGTTGTCAACAGTCCATAGTCAATAAGTCGTAATTACAAATGGCAGATGCCCGACTTTTTGAAGAAGTCGGGCATCTAATGGAATTAGATGATTATTAAGCATCTTCAAGTTCAAATTGTGCCACCGTCACAGCATTAAAAGCGAAAGCTGCAACCAAAGGCATTGGACAACGCAGTACAAAAGTAGAAACCACAGCTACGATTGTGCCAATTACCGCAGATACCGACCACAATCTTTCCTCAAAGGTTAACCCCTTTTCAGCTTTGATCGATTGAAGAACATGACTCGGAATTGGTTCAGGCATTACTCCTCCCGGAGGGAAAGCCCAATAATTGTTACGCCGTTCAATAAATAATTCTGTCCAGCCATTTTCTTGGCACCATGCTTCAATCCATTCAACAGAGTAATGTGTCATATCGGTGTTGGTAATTGGCAGTGTTGAATTTGTGTAGTTAGAGAATATAAATCTATAGAATATTTTTGAGTCTTTAACTAATCACCATGAAGTTATAGTTAATTATCCTTTTGTAAGCTTTTTCAGCCAGCATTTGAGACACTTAAATCATTACGCTCAAACAATTGCTTACTACTCACCTTAATTAAAAGACTAACAGTCGATAGTGGCAGATGAACTTAAAAGACAACAAACTTTACCTGAAATGAGGAAAAATCAAGAAATGTAAACAAAATAGCTTGTGATTCCTACTAATCAAACTCCAGTTATCCTAGAATTCAAGTTTTAATGTCAAGAATTGTAAACAGTGGCTGAGTAATTACTACAAATTAAGTTACTCATATTTTAAATATCTGCTTATCAGATTTTGTGCTGTAGAATCACAAAATATGTCTTACGAATTACAATAATCATTCCTGAGTAACAAATTGAAAAACAGAGAGTGCGATCGCTTGAAATGGGGAGTGGGGAGTGGGGAGTAGGGTTATTAAATTATTTGAAAACCTTTGTCATAAAAATTGAACAAAGCAAAAAACAGCAGACAGAAGTATTAATTATATTTCCCCCTCATCCCCCTCATCCCCCTCATCCCCCCCATCCCCCTCATCCCCTCATCCCCCTCATCCCCCCCATCCCCCTCATCCCCTCATCCCCCTCATCCCCCCATCCCCAATCCCCATAATCAAATGCGGTAAGCTGAATCCAGTAACACCAAATTGGCTACGAATATGTTTTGGAAGCACGGATTAGCATTAATTGTGGGGATGATGATATTTTTCCTGGCTTCCCCAGCACTGGCAGTAGACTGGACTCATCCGCTGTCATTTAGTAATGCAGAGTTATCAAGACGGGACTTTTCAGGTCAAAGTTTGCAAGCTGCTGAATTTTCTAACGCCAACATGGAACTAGCTAACTTTGCAAACGCTGACTTGCGCGGTGCAGTAATGAGTGCTTCGGTGATGACAAAAGCAAATCTCCACGGAGCCGATTTAACGAATGCCATGGTCGATCAGGTAAACTTGACTAAAGCTGATTTGAGTGATGCCGTTTTCAAAGAAGCTCTTTTGCTGCGCGCCATCTTTAACGATGTCAATATCAACGGTGCAGATTTCACTGATGCAGTTTTGGATAAGGCGCAAATTAAAGAATTATGCGGCAAAGCCAGTGGAGTAAATTCTCAAACTGGCGTGGAAACTCGTGATTCTCTAGGATGTTAATGAAACGTGTTGGTATAATTGGTGGCGGGCAACTTGCCTGGATGATGGGGGATGCAGCTAAAAAGTTAGGAGTGGAATTAGTTGTACAAACTCCTACTCAAGATGATCCCGCTGTATCTATCGCCCAGGAAACTGTTTTCGCCGCAGTTGATGATGCTCTGGCTACAGAAATTTTAGCCAGTAAATGCGATGTCATCAGCTTTGAAAATGAATTTGTTAACTTGGATGCTTTATCATCTTTAGCACATCAAGGTGTTTGCTTCCGTCCCCGGTTAGAAGCTTTGACACCTCTTTTAGATAAATATCACCAACGTTGCTATTTACGTGATTTGGGCTTGCCTGTTCCGCAATTTTTCGCTGTCCAACAATCGGAAAATCTCGCCTCTCAGATAGAATCTCTGGATTTTCCCGTGGTCTTGAAAGCCAGGCGGCATGGTTATGACGGACAAGGTACTTTCATTATCCAGGATTTAGCTAGTTTACAAGAAAAGTTAAATTACAGCCAAAATTTATTTTTAATAGAGGAATTTGTGCCATTTGAGCGGGAATTGGCGATAATTGCCGCGCGTTCTCTAGACGGTGAAGTTGTCACATACCCAGTTGTCGAAACCCAGCAAGAACAACAAGTGTGTCGGCGAGTTCTTGCACCAGCAGATATTACGGAAAATCAAGCCGCACAAATCAAAGCGATCGCTCATACACTATTAAATAGCCTGGAAGTAGTGGGAATTTTCGGTATAGAGCTATTCCTGACTGCTGATGGTCAGGTGTTGGTCAATGAAATCGCACCGCGTACCCATAATTCTGGACATTTTTCTTTAGATGCTTGCAAAACTTCCCAATTTGAGCAGCATTTGCGGGCAGTTTGTGGTTTGACTTTGGGTGATCCCGCCTTACACTGTGCTAGTGCTGTGATGGTCAACCTCCTGGGGTATGAAAATTCTTTTAGCGACTACCTTTGCCAGCGCCAACAATTAGCAGCCATTCCTCAATCTCACGTCCACTGGTATGGTAAAAGCGAATCACGTCCTGGGCGCAAGCTGGGACATGTCACCGTTTTGCTAGATCACCATCACCGAGATGACGCGATCGCCGCTGCCCACACCATAGAATCTATCTGGTATCCCAGTTAAATTTGCCAGAAAATTTTGCTCTTCAACACACAACCTGTTTTTGAAAGCTATAATGAGGTAGTTGCACTACGACGTTGGTGACTGCCATCAAGTTTTTTGATCTATGTCTTTAAAGAAAAGGGAACCAAACAGTTCTCGTGGCAGTAGACCGGGCATGTACCCGGAAACTTTAAACGAGGCACATCGGTACCCACCTGGTTTAACCAGGTCATAAACTTAGGTAAAACGGCGTCGCGGTGAACTCAAAATTATCAGCTCCCAAGCTCAGCAAGAAATTGGGAGCTTTAATTTTAATATTAGTTAAATTTATATAAGATTAATTAATGATTAAAAGTGAGTAATAAATATGAATTGAGGCATAATCAGTATTTTGCCGATTTTGCTGAAATACAGTCAATTTTTATCACCCTGAGCAATGGGATTTACCCGTTTAAAAAAACTAAATCTGTATAAGTTGATTCTAAATTAGCGATCGTTCAGAGTTAAGATTACAAAAATAACATGAAATTGTGGTTAAAGCTACAAAAAATTGTCACAACAACAACTAATTAAGAGCGTGTTTCCAGCCTCGGTTATCCGATTAGATAATGGTTTAACGTTTATTCATCAAGAAATTTCCACTACCCCTGTAGTTGTGGCTGATGTTTGGGTACGGGCTGGAGCTACCCTTGAGCCAAAACCGTGGTATGGCATGGCTCACTTTTTAGAACACATGATTTTTAAAGGTACAGCAACGCTACCTCCAGGAATGTTTGATCATAAAATTGAAAACAGGGGTGGTGTGAGTAATGCAGCTACAAGCTACGATTATGCTCATTATTCCCTAACAACAGCTGCACCTTACCTAGAAGATACTTTGCCCCACTTGGGCGAACTACTGTTGAATGCGGCAATACCAGAAGATGAATTTGCCCGCGAACGGGACGTAGTGCTAGAAGAAATCCGCTCCTGCTATGATGATCCCGATTGGTTAGGATTCCAAGCTTTGAACAAAAGCGTATACCAAAACCATGCTTATGGACGTTCGGTGCTTGGTAGCGAGCAAGAACTCATGCAGCAGTCGCCAGAAGCAATGCGCTGTTTTCATCGGACTCACTACCAACCAGAAAACATGACAGTAGTGGTTGTGGGGGGAATTGCCCAACAGCCAGCTTGGGAATTAGTAAATAACTCATTTGTGAATTTTCCTGAACGTTCTGATTGTCCGCTAGCGCCAAAAGTGGTAGAACCAGGTATTGCCGAAATTCGCCGTCAAGAACTCTATTTACCACGCATAGAACAAGCGCGGTTGTTGATGGCGTGGGTTGTACCAGGAGTAGAGCAACTGCGTACCGCTCATGGTTTAGATTTGTTATCAGTGATATTAGCAGAAGGGCGGACTTCGCGGTTAGTGCGGGAATTGCGGGAAGAATTGCAACTAGTACAGGGGATTTGTAGTAATTTTTCCCTACAAAGAGAATCAAGTTTATTTACAATTACCGCCTGGTTGGAGCCAGAAAAATTAGATCAAGTTGAGTACTTAATTCGCACTCATTTGCATGATTTGCAAACCAAAGGCATAACAAAACAAGAACTGGCTCGTACACGCAGACTTCTGTGTAATGAATATGCTTTTTCTACCGAAACGCCAAATCAGCTGACGGGACTTTATGGTTACTACAATACCATTGCCCAAGCTGAATTAGCAGTAGCATATCCGCAGCAGATTCAATCATTTGATGCCCAAGAACTGCAACAATTAGCTAAACAGTATCTTTCACCGGATCATTACGCCGTCACTGTACTTAAACCCTGTTAGTCCATAGTCAAAAGTCCATAGTCCATAGTTTTTTTAATTATTGACTGTTGACTATTGACTATTGACTATTGACTATTGACTAATGTCTATAACTCAAACCGTGAAACCTTCTTTATCTCACTCCCCTATCCATCGCACCGTATTAAACAATGGCATTGTACTGCTAGTAGCAGAAAATCCGGCTGCGGATATTATTGCAGGGCGGATTTTTATTCGTGCTGGTAGTTGTTATGAAAAACAAGAGCAAGCAGGCTTAGCTTATTTGGTTTCAGCAGTCATGACAAAGGGATGTGATGGACTTTCAAGCTTAGAAATTGCTGAACAAGTCGAATCTGTGGGGGCTAGTTTAAGTGCAGATACTACCACAGATTATTTTTTGTTGTCCTTGAAGACAGTAACATCAGACTTTGGGGAAATTTTAGCATTGTCAGGGCGGATTTTGCGATCGCCGACATTTCCTGAAATCCAAGTACAACTAGAACGGCGTTTGGCACTACAAAATATTCGTTCCCAACAAGAGCAACCCTTTACCGTTGCCTTTGAGCAAATGCGACAGGTAATGTACCAAAACCATCCCTACGCCATGTCATTGTTGGGTAACGAAGCAACCATGAGCCGCTTAACGCGTGCGGACTTAGTGGAATATCACCAGACTTATTTTCGTCCAGATAACATAGTAATTAGTATTGCCGGTCGCATTTCACAACCAGATGCAGTGGCATTAGTGGAACAAGTATTTGGTGATTGGCAAGTTCCTGCACAACCGCTACCAAGTATTAATTTACCTGAAATCCCAGTACAACCACAGCACCAACTCAAGCCTATCCAAACGCAGCAATCAATTGTCATGTTGGGTTACTTGGGATCATCAGTGATTTCTCCTGACTATGCGCCGCTAAAGTTGCTTTCTACCTACTTAGGTAATGGGCTTTCCAGTCGTTTGTTTGTAGAATTGCGAGAAAAGCGGGGCTTAGCTTATGAAGTTTCCGCATTTTACCCGACACGGCTGTATCCAGGGTCGTTTGTAGTTTATATGGGCACTGCACCAGAAAATACGAGTATAGCCCTGAACGGTCTGCGTACAGAAGTCGAGTTACTCTGTACCACAGAAGTATCAGAAAGCGCCCTGCAAGCGGCTAAGAACAAGATATTGGGACAGTATGCTTTGGGTAAACAAACAAACGGACAAATTGCTCAAATATACGGCTGGTATGAAATTTTAGGCTTAGGAATTGATTTTGATACGAAGTTTCAAGAATTGATTGCTTCAGTAAATGCACAAGATGCAATGGCAGCTGCTTGTCGGTATTTGCAGGAACCTTATTTGTCTTTAGTTGGTCAAGAAGAAGCAATTAATAATGCTCTTGATAGTTGACTATTGACTATTGACTATTGACTATTGACCATTAACTATTGACTATTGAGCATATAATTTATACGCGATCGCCATAGCACCAGCTGTTTTCTAGACTCAAGCGGCTGTAATATTAGCATCAGAAGATTCTGGGAACAAATTCCATGAAAGGCAGCCTAACAGCAAGTATATTGAACTACCTAGGGTCAGCAAAAGCCTGTCGCTTCTTGAGGTCAAATAAATTTTATGGGCTACTTGTGTTTTCCTCTACGACTGTGCTTATTGGCTCCTCTGGTATAGTATCAATTGCCGCACAACAAGAAATTGCCCAAGTCAACGTCCAAAACAACATTAATCGTCCTGTGCTGCAAATTGGTAGCCAAGGCGAACGTGTATCGGAACTGCAAGCCGCTTTGAAGCTTTTGGGTTTTTACTCTAATGCAGTCGATGGTGTCTATAACGAGAATACAGCCAGCGCTGTTTCCCGTTTTAAGCAAGCAGTTGGCTTAAACCCAGATGGCATTGTTGATGCTGCCACTTGGCAACGACTATTCCCAAATGGCCCAGCACCTACACCAACCGTCTCTGCTGGTAACCCAACAGCTAACCCCACAACAAGTTTTCCTGTTCCAACTGTGCCTAGTACAACTCCAGTTGCAACTCTCAAACCCGAACCCAGACCTGTTAACCGTACAACCACAACTCCAGTTGCAACTACCAAACCGGAACCAAGGCCTGTTATCCGCAAACCAACTACAACTCAAAGGACGCAAACAACGCCGAAACGACCATCATCACAGAATCGCAGCACATCCAACACCCGCAGCACAACTACAAGTACTACCCAAATTCCTGGGGTTCAATACACCTCACAAGGATGGCCGATTTTGCGCCCAGGTATGCGTAATTCAGAAGTTACTAAATTGCAACAGCGGCTGCAAAGGCTGGGATTTCTGGATGGTGGTATAGATGGAGACTTTGGCCCAGCAACCGAAGAAGCAGTCAAAGCAGCTCAAAAACGCTATGGATTAGAGCCTGATGGCGTAGTTGGTGGGTCTACTTGGGAAGTTCTCTTGCGGCGATCGTCAAGGTAACGGTAGGGTAAAAGGGATTGGGTATTGGTGACTAAGGACTGGGGATTAGGGACTGGTGACTAGGTGCGAATTTATGATTATGTTGGTATCTCTTTCCCAGTACCCAATACCCAATACCACCAGCAGTAATTGCCATTAGCTATTAATGAATCAGTTGAAGCTTTTTCTTAAGTTTTGAAATTATGAAACACTTTTTATTAACTTGGTTGGGGACTGCGGTGGCTTTGCTTATCACTGCTAATATTGTTCCGGGATTCTCTGTGAAAAATTTTGTAGCTGCCCTTGTTGCTGTAGCAGTTATTGGGCTAGTTAATGCATTTATTCGACCAATTTTAAGTATTTTAGCGTTCCCGATTACCTTACTTTCTTTTGGCTTATTTACATTTGTCATCAATGCCCTAACCCTTTGGCTAGCAAGCGCCCTCACTCGTGGTTATGGCTTTGAAATTGAAGGTTTCTTGCCTGCTTTTTTGGGATCAATTGTATTGGCAATTGTTTCTAGTGTAATTAGCTATTTTCTGAGAGTAGTATTGTAATAAAAATAACTGAATAAACAATCAAGGGTGTATAGTAGTACTAACTCATTCGTGAATTTAATTTGATTGTTGGGCAACAGCTAGGGTTACTACTCCAGGTTGCCCTTGTAAACGAAAAATTTGTTTAGGAACCAAAAACCTGACTTGCAATTTGGTAGGCAGTAAGGGCAGTTTGCAGCAGTAACGTAAATTGGGATCAGAGGCTGCGAGAATAGCCGCTGCTTCGGCTACGCTGGGTGTTCCCACTTGTGTTTCGATAATTTTGGCAGGGTTGGGGACACAAACAGTGGACAGAATTTCTGCTGTAAAGGTTTTTAAAGGCAACCTGCGTAACTGACAAAGTTCTACTAAACCAGGTTCTGAGGCTTTAGTGTTAATGGTAGCAAAACCTGCGATCGCACTTTGGTTAAGTTGATTATCTGCAAATACTTGCTCAATTGCTGTTTCCATCAACTGTAACGAACTACCCCTCTGGCAACCAATTCCCACCCACAAATCTTGTAGCTGCCACAGATGTTCACTAATTTTTTCTTCCACCAATCTGATTTCAGTAAAAATTTAAACTTTGAATTACCCAATAAACCTAGATGAGATTAACTTTGTCATTTAGCCGATTACTATGATACCTGAAAACTGATCGTTAGAATACTGTTCCCAAAAATCAAAATCTATATATTAAGCATATCTAGCACAGTAGGAAACACCGAGGGAGAGACTAGGTAAAATATTAAAGGTAATTTCCTTCTTCATTTTGGCTTCTTTGGTATCTTGGAAGCAGAAACTTTTTCCCTGTACTTTCCCTCGGTGCTTCAATTTCTTATATTCTCCGTCACAGCAAGCTCACAACAGCTGCGACGGAGTTTTATTTTGTTCACAATTTTCGTCTTTGTACTAATATCATGTCCTTTGCATATTACTTATTAAACCCATTGAACCCCACCCCACCAAAGCTACGCTTTGTTTCCTCTCCCCGTTCACTCTGAGGGGTTAGGGGTGGGGTGCAATGACTGTGGGAATCATAACTAATTAACCGGACTTGATATTAGTAGTAAAAAATAAAATAACCATGAAAGACACCAAGACATAAAGAGTTTTCATCAGTTATGGTGTACGTAGTTCATGGCGACTACTTAGATTATAAGTTTGCTATTGCTGAATTTAGAGTAGTATCATTCCAAGTGATTTGATATTCTCTAAAAATAAAATGAAAACTGATTCGATTTTTTATAGATTATTTAAAACCTTTCCTAACGCCTTTTTTGAATTAATCAATCTACAACCCTCAGAAGCAAATGCATATAGTTTTGCCTCAGTAGAATTGAAGCAGACAGCATTTCGTATTGATGGGGTATTTCTTCCTGTTGCTAATGCTAGCGATCGCCCAATTTATTTTGTCGAAGTTCAGTTTCAAAAAGATGCCGAATTTTACGCTCGTTTATTTTCAGAAATATTTCTTTATCTTCGACTTAACACACCGACAAAAGCTTGGCGGGCAGTAGTGATTTTTCCTCGCCGCAGCATTGAACCAACAGAAATCGAACCTTATCAAGTATTGCTTGATAGTCAACTTGTGACGCGATTATATTTGAACGAGTTGGGGAATGAGGCTGAACAATCTTTAGGAGTTGGTATCATAAAATTAGTGGTTGAAAGTGACAAACAGACCCCTGAATATGCAAAAAATCTGATTACCAGGACACGCACAGAACTAGCAAACACAGCCCTCATGCAGCAAGTGCTAGATTTGATAGAGACAATTGTACTATATAAATTGCCCCGTATCAGTCGTCAGGAGTTGATCAAAATGTTTGGACTAGATACTTTTGATATCAAAACAACCAGAATTTATGAGGAAGTCAAAGAGGAAATCCTCGATGAAGTCAAACAGGAAGTCCGCAATCAAGTCAGACAGGAAGTCCGCAATCAAGTCCGCAATGAAGTCAAACAGGAAGTCCGCAATGAAGTCCGCAATGAAGTCAAACAGGAAGTCCGCAATGAAGTCCGCAATGAAGTCAAACAGGAAGTCCGCAATGAAGTCAGACAGGAACAGACTTTAGAGGTGTTAATGCGTCTGCTGCGACGACGCATTGGTAATGTAGATCAGCAAATACAAGAGCGTATCAGTCAATTATCTGTTGAACAGCTGGAAAATCTGGCTGAGGCGCTGTTGGATTTTGCAACGCCAGCAGATTTATCTACCTGGCTGCAAAACAATTACAATCAGCTTTGAGTAACCAACTGCCAATTGATTGTTGCTGATAAACCACTAGAATGGCTATTCCTTTGCCCCAGCCTTTCTGAGACTCCTAACTATATCTTTGTACCCATTAAATTCCGCAATCATCAAGGCAGTATAACCACCCCGATTTTTTAAATTCATATCTGCCCCAGCTTCCAGCAACATCTGCACAGCCTCACCATACCCCCCAGAGGCAGCCCACATCAATGCCGTTGCCTCTGCTGAGTCTTGAAAATTCACATTTGCTTGCTTTGCTAGCAACAGCTGTATGATTTCTGTGTAATTGCGTTCGGTTGCCTTAATCAAAACTGTTTTGCCATTCTCTACTAGAGTGTTGGCATCAGCACCGTAGTCTAGCAACAACTTTACCATCTGGCTTTGTCCCTGGGATACAGCCAGCTTCAAAGGTACTTGCTCAATATCGCCGCCACAACGCAGCAGTGCCTCAACAATTTTGCTGTGTCCTTGCAATACGGCTACAAACATTGGGGTATCACCCAAATGATTTTTGATTTGTACATTTGCACCCCGGTTGAGTAACACTTGCACTACATCAATGTAGCCTTCTACAACAGCCAGGTGGAGGGCAGTTTCACCATCTTTGTCTTGGGCATTAATTTCGGCACCTCGCTCTAGTAAAACAGCTGCGATCGCACTATGTCCAGCCGCCGCCGCCGCCAACAAGGCAGTTCCCCCATCGCTATTTCTCAAGTTCACATCAGCGCCACCTGTTAGTAATGCCTGCACAAGCTCCAAATTTCCTAAGTCTACTGCTACCATCAAGGGTGTTTCGCCTTCTTCATCTTGATGATTGACATTTGCACCACTTTGTGAAATTAATTCTACAACTGCTGTGTGTCCGTGCTTCACAGCTAGTTTCAAAGCAGTGTCATCATCTTGATCGGTGAAATTGACTTCAGCACCAGCCGCCAATAAGACTCGCACCACATCAACATAACCTTTAAGTGCTGCCGCCATTAAAGCTGTACTGCCATCTTCATTAATCGCATTGACATCAGCTCCTCTGGAAACTAAAAGCTGTACAATATCAAGCTGATTGGCACTAGCAGCCAACATTAAAGCCGTCAACCCATAGCGAATTCTGGGCAAGTTGATATTTGCCCCAGCATCCAGTAGCGATCGCACAATTTCGGTATAGCCTAAATTGGCAGCAAACATTAAAGCCGTAGTCCCATCGCGATCGCACGCGTCCACCAAAGCACCAGCAGCCAGTAGCGCACCTAGTCGCTTGATATCGCCACTTTTAGCAGCCTTCAGCAGCAAAACATCTTTGTTTTCAGTCATGAAATTCTGCACCAGCAGGTTTTATTCGTCTACTCTCAACAGGTAGCGGTGGGGATTAGGGGCAATGGGAACTAGGAAATTGTGACAAAATTTGGGAGGGGTCAAAGCCCTTTCCATAATTTTTCAGCTGATTACCCAATCCTTAATCCCCAATCCCCAGTACCTTTTACAATTTAGTCTGAGATTGTTTAAGCACTTTTGCAAGAAGACTAACTATGAAATAATGTTTAGAGTTATGCTAATTTTTATTAAGATTTAAGAATTGGGCGAGAACACAATGAATGCGGTACTGTCTCCCTCGGTTAAATATTGGCTGAACTTTTTTCATCCCCTGCTGATGTGGCTGCTATTGGCGATTTCACTTTACGCTGCTTACCTGGGGCTGCAACTACAGCGTACCAGAAACGCTCAAGGAGAAGAAAAGAAAGAACTAATTAAAGGTAGATATAATATCAGGCACTACCAAATTGGCTCTATACTCTTAGCTTTGATGGTGGTAGGTGCCATTGGTGGTATGGCTGTCACCTACATCAATAACGGTAAATTGTTTGTAGGGCCGCACCTGCTAGCAGGGCTTGGTATGACTGGTCTAATTGCATTTTCTGCTGCCTTATCTCCTTATATGCAAAAAGGAGCAAATTGGGCGCGTGCAACTCACATTTTATTAAATTTCACGCTTTTAGGACTTTTTGCTTGGCAAGCTGTCACTGGTGTGCAAATTGTCCAAAGGATTTTAACTCAAGCGTAGTCAATAGTCAGTTGTCAGTTGTTAGTTGCAGGAGTCAGTTATTTATTTTTCTTTGCTACTGACCACTGACCACTGACCACTGATCACTGACTACTGACCCTTGACTTACCGCTTTTTCTTGGAACTGCTGGGAAATGGAATTCCTAACGATTGGTAGAAATCTTCTTGAACTTTGCGTGTGAGGCGGCGAGAGACTTGACGGACGATTTGGTTTAGTAAGCGATCGCCTGTAGATTGAAT
Above is a window of Nostoc sp. UHCC 0702 DNA encoding:
- a CDS encoding 5-(carboxyamino)imidazole ribonucleotide synthase, yielding MKRVGIIGGGQLAWMMGDAAKKLGVELVVQTPTQDDPAVSIAQETVFAAVDDALATEILASKCDVISFENEFVNLDALSSLAHQGVCFRPRLEALTPLLDKYHQRCYLRDLGLPVPQFFAVQQSENLASQIESLDFPVVLKARRHGYDGQGTFIIQDLASLQEKLNYSQNLFLIEEFVPFERELAIIAARSLDGEVVTYPVVETQQEQQVCRRVLAPADITENQAAQIKAIAHTLLNSLEVVGIFGIELFLTADGQVLVNEIAPRTHNSGHFSLDACKTSQFEQHLRAVCGLTLGDPALHCASAVMVNLLGYENSFSDYLCQRQQLAAIPQSHVHWYGKSESRPGRKLGHVTVLLDHHHRDDAIAAAHTIESIWYPS
- a CDS encoding insulinase family protein yields the protein MSITQTVKPSLSHSPIHRTVLNNGIVLLVAENPAADIIAGRIFIRAGSCYEKQEQAGLAYLVSAVMTKGCDGLSSLEIAEQVESVGASLSADTTTDYFLLSLKTVTSDFGEILALSGRILRSPTFPEIQVQLERRLALQNIRSQQEQPFTVAFEQMRQVMYQNHPYAMSLLGNEATMSRLTRADLVEYHQTYFRPDNIVISIAGRISQPDAVALVEQVFGDWQVPAQPLPSINLPEIPVQPQHQLKPIQTQQSIVMLGYLGSSVISPDYAPLKLLSTYLGNGLSSRLFVELREKRGLAYEVSAFYPTRLYPGSFVVYMGTAPENTSIALNGLRTEVELLCTTEVSESALQAAKNKILGQYALGKQTNGQIAQIYGWYEILGLGIDFDTKFQELIASVNAQDAMAAACRYLQEPYLSLVGQEEAINNALDS
- a CDS encoding GTPase family protein — encoded protein: MVRLKLWQWVVLALPIASIITFLLISAGLQIHAWGINWIWAVFTLVFVAWRWLLVKWTQPAFKQVEAVLAEVSAKLESTTDNAVELSAETDTTKQAEAALQEILQAAQNDRPIWEDWATFWQRCQDLVVAIARIYNPEVQYPLLNIYVPQAYGLIRGTMDGMDLWMEKLSPALNQVTVGQAYQAYEVYRKLEPSARKLWRVWNWAQWLLNPVVAVANRATKGTSNRATEQLLVNLGQLLRETALRNLCQQAIALYGRTIPTSVTTVATPKLPTTKTQTLRDILTQAEPVEAVEQKPVNILLVGRTGSGKSSLINTLFQADQAAVDVLPSTEQIQNYHWQTPSGDMLTLWDTPGYEQVNRGGLRKLVLDYANNADLLLLVTPALDPALQMDVDFLTDIQAEIADLSAIAVVTQVDRLRPIREWQPPYDWEAGDRPKEIAIRQATEYRVQLLGEFCNLVLPIVTSDTKTGRVSWGVEALSLGLVEAIAPAKQLRLARFLRNLEARTVAAAKIIDHYTFQMATTQGLTAMLKSPVLQFISTLSTGTPTLAYLLAEQIPVEKLPIVIGKLQIAYELFSLLNGGDSKTLNFDLLSLWPLLLETSASPDRNAWAFGHALVEYWTQNLTIEQLRERFEYYKTYATGTLNKG
- a CDS encoding insulinase family protein, encoding MFPASVIRLDNGLTFIHQEISTTPVVVADVWVRAGATLEPKPWYGMAHFLEHMIFKGTATLPPGMFDHKIENRGGVSNAATSYDYAHYSLTTAAPYLEDTLPHLGELLLNAAIPEDEFARERDVVLEEIRSCYDDPDWLGFQALNKSVYQNHAYGRSVLGSEQELMQQSPEAMRCFHRTHYQPENMTVVVVGGIAQQPAWELVNNSFVNFPERSDCPLAPKVVEPGIAEIRRQELYLPRIEQARLLMAWVVPGVEQLRTAHGLDLLSVILAEGRTSRLVRELREELQLVQGICSNFSLQRESSLFTITAWLEPEKLDQVEYLIRTHLHDLQTKGITKQELARTRRLLCNEYAFSTETPNQLTGLYGYYNTIAQAELAVAYPQQIQSFDAQELQQLAKQYLSPDHYAVTVLKPC
- a CDS encoding pentapeptide repeat-containing protein codes for the protein MFWKHGLALIVGMMIFFLASPALAVDWTHPLSFSNAELSRRDFSGQSLQAAEFSNANMELANFANADLRGAVMSASVMTKANLHGADLTNAMVDQVNLTKADLSDAVFKEALLLRAIFNDVNINGADFTDAVLDKAQIKELCGKASGVNSQTGVETRDSLGC